One Pelagicoccus sp. SDUM812003 DNA window includes the following coding sequences:
- a CDS encoding metal-dependent transcriptional regulator: MATSTVENYIKNIYTLQFEQGQGDTVGMGELAACLKITPGTATTMVKSLAKTGLVSYVPRVGVQLTVEGEQLALLVLRRHRLVELFLVKVLGMEWHEIHDEAEALEHVISDRVLERIDTLLGRPKLDPHGDPIPTASGTIAERDLFPLADCELGQKVRIGRIENQEEAFLQYLENNDLTPGRDLEISLMDRQAGVISVRFEGGSESQLGLEAARKIQVEREDATP, encoded by the coding sequence ATGGCGACGAGCACGGTAGAGAATTACATCAAAAACATTTACACCCTCCAATTCGAGCAAGGCCAAGGCGACACGGTGGGCATGGGCGAACTGGCCGCTTGCCTGAAGATCACGCCCGGCACCGCCACCACCATGGTCAAGTCGCTGGCCAAGACCGGATTGGTGAGCTACGTGCCGCGAGTGGGAGTGCAGCTGACGGTGGAGGGCGAGCAGCTGGCCTTGCTGGTGCTGCGCCGCCATCGCTTGGTTGAGCTTTTCCTAGTCAAGGTGCTTGGCATGGAGTGGCACGAGATCCATGACGAAGCGGAGGCCTTGGAGCACGTCATATCCGATCGGGTGCTGGAGCGCATCGACACCCTGCTCGGTCGGCCCAAGCTGGATCCGCACGGCGACCCGATCCCGACCGCGTCTGGCACCATCGCCGAGCGCGATCTCTTCCCCTTGGCGGATTGCGAGCTTGGACAAAAGGTCCGCATCGGTCGCATCGAGAATCAGGAAGAGGCGTTTCTGCAGTATTTGGAAAACAATGACCTGACGCCGGGACGCGATCTGGAGATCAGTCTGATGGATCGACAGGCCGGAGTGATTTCCGTGCGATTCGAGGGAGGATCGGAAAGCCAGCTCGGGCTGGAAGCAGCCCGCAAGATCCAGGTCGAGCGGGAGGATGCCACACCGTGA
- the rmuC gene encoding DNA recombination protein RmuC, with the protein MIEWIWAPALALGFLVAWIVQSVRLSGRSRQAASQRGELEAQLAEQSRERARLEERSRSQEQALAEARRELSQSRDENTSLHRKLAGADERIRSMDTRVQEQKEELAQLQKRLTAEFETLATRVLDANSEKFVVRNRESIDKLLTPLTEKIASFRERVDATHDQSVKDRAQLVAQMKALGELNQRMSEEARNLTTALKGQVKTQGTWGELILSTVLEKSGLVEGQEYSAQRSLTAQDGKRLQPDVLVNLPEGKHLVIDSKVSLVAYERCVNAQDKGDQDVALREHVHSIRSHVQGLSEKRYDALYEIQSPDFVLMFIPIEPAFAVAMQSDDTIFDFAFRKNVVLVTPSTLLATLRTVANIWRQEKQTRNAIDIADRSGALYDKFVGFFEDMQRIGDAIGRTQREYNSAMNKLKTGRGNLVNQVQTLKDLGAKAKRSLPEETIEDAVLDQRTLP; encoded by the coding sequence GTGATCGAATGGATCTGGGCCCCGGCGCTGGCCCTCGGCTTTTTGGTGGCGTGGATTGTCCAGAGCGTTCGCTTGAGCGGTCGGTCCCGCCAGGCGGCCTCGCAACGAGGCGAGCTTGAAGCGCAGCTCGCCGAGCAGTCCCGGGAGCGGGCTCGACTGGAGGAGCGGTCGCGCTCTCAAGAGCAAGCCCTTGCGGAGGCGCGACGCGAGCTGTCCCAGAGCCGCGATGAAAATACCAGCTTGCACCGGAAGCTAGCTGGGGCGGACGAGCGTATCCGGTCCATGGACACGCGAGTCCAGGAACAGAAGGAGGAGCTCGCCCAGCTGCAAAAGAGGCTCACTGCGGAGTTCGAAACCCTAGCCACCCGAGTTCTCGATGCCAACAGCGAGAAATTCGTGGTCCGCAACCGTGAGAGTATCGACAAGCTGCTCACGCCGCTGACGGAGAAGATCGCCTCCTTTCGCGAACGGGTCGATGCCACCCACGATCAAAGCGTCAAGGACCGAGCGCAGCTGGTGGCCCAGATGAAGGCTCTGGGCGAGCTCAATCAACGCATGAGCGAAGAGGCTCGCAACCTGACCACCGCTCTCAAGGGGCAGGTCAAGACGCAGGGCACCTGGGGCGAGCTCATTCTTAGCACTGTATTGGAAAAGTCAGGACTGGTTGAAGGTCAGGAGTACAGTGCCCAGCGAAGCTTGACCGCGCAAGATGGTAAGCGTCTTCAGCCCGACGTCTTGGTCAATCTGCCCGAAGGCAAGCACCTGGTGATCGATTCCAAGGTGAGCCTAGTGGCTTACGAGCGCTGTGTGAATGCGCAAGACAAGGGGGACCAGGACGTGGCCCTGCGCGAGCATGTCCATAGCATTCGATCCCACGTGCAGGGCCTCAGCGAGAAGCGCTACGACGCCCTGTATGAAATCCAGTCCCCGGATTTCGTGCTGATGTTCATCCCCATAGAGCCCGCCTTCGCCGTGGCGATGCAGAGCGACGATACGATTTTCGACTTCGCATTCCGCAAAAACGTGGTGCTGGTGACCCCCTCCACCTTGCTCGCGACCTTGCGAACGGTCGCCAATATTTGGAGACAGGAAAAGCAAACGCGAAACGCCATCGATATTGCGGATCGCAGCGGGGCCCTCTACGACAAGTTCGTTGGGTTCTTCGAGGACATGCAAAGGATCGGCGACGCTATCGGTCGCACCCAGCGCGAATACAATTCCGCCATGAACAAGCTGAAAACCGGTCGCGGAAATTTGGTGAACCAGGTGCAGACCCTCAAGGATCTCGGGGCAAAGGCCAAGCGATCCCTGCCCGAGGAGACGATCGAAGACGCGGTCCTCGACCAGCGGACGCTGCCCTAG